In Dysidea avara chromosome 6, odDysAvar1.4, whole genome shotgun sequence, the genomic stretch GTATTGCACTTACTGCATATACACCTCTCCTCCTCAGCCATCAGAAATTTACCATTGATAAACCCCTTAGCTTCGCCTCAGTGTTTATCAACAGTAATTTTCCCTGACTTTGAAATTGGGGTGTATATAAGAGCAATACACCTCATAGTAATGGTGTATACATTGTATTTGATTacgcctgcaaaaacagggcatatgGACACATAAAAGTTGCCAAATTTTCATCACCTATAACTTTGTATGCAGTtttgctatggcaatgcaaatttcagtaattgttaCACAGTTATAATTAATTGGCTTTTTTATAGctatacaagttacagaatgcaaaattaacTGAGATATGACTTATTGGGTGATgcggtgtagtttgtgccctcatgcatgccctgttttcaGGCCCAGTCAAACTGTGCATACAAATGCACATGAGCCTTGAATATGTGCATGCCAAATAACATATCATATACCGTGACATGCAAGAAACCAGCTGAAAACTTAATCAGTGTCAACACCATGTCAAAGTGACAAATAATGATCACGTGCCTACTTCACACATGCGTATACCCTAcagttatttttgtatgtatatcACAATTATATCATCCGTTATTAACTTGGTTTAAATTGTCATGTAAACCTCATTGAAGGTACAAACACACAAAAGTATAGCTAGATACCTGTGCAAAACACAAAAATGTTAAATTTCTACTGTCTCTACTAAACTTGAAGTAAAATGCTCTATTATGTTTTCTATATTCCTGTCAATTAGGTTTCACGTCAAATGTTATTGAAACCAGTGAAAACTCATCATCCAAACTTCTAGTTACCACCATATCAGCATTTTGTGACATCTCGGTTATTTTCACCTGAAGAAAAATCACATAATTAGGCCATGCAAAGGTAATTATATTTTTCTGGTCCTGCCAATTCCctaaaattgaccaggtgaccaggattttttttgaactttttgatgtggtacgcTATACATTTTACATGGCAGTACATGGAATTGCAGGaaaaaacaaagttaatgtataaagttagtgcatctttataagaaaagtcgtgtttacaagacatgaatacctttcaacagatataaaaatattgtatggtgattgtgcaattcattcagcacaaaatgaccaggaagggaaccagaaacatataattaacttttcttAGCCTTACCGCAACAATTTGCAACTGCAAATTTCAATGAATAAAAcattagctatagtatgttcacgttgagctgaatcctcaaaaacatttaataactcatggatgcaattactcacgatcttgaaatttggccgatttgtagtactgcttgacccgctaaaaacgtttcaaaatctttttgttcaaatgtttgacataatatttacagccaatcaaaattttcactatacatttcctatggggaagccatacaaatacagtgtccattacagccctttcctaaacttgtaatggagccaaaccgtatgtgtctgttgttgacacctttgctgttaccaataatcatctggttggctgaaatggtAACTCTGTTGAGATAAaatccacatttaatttttagctgtttttcaagattcagctcaacgtgaacatactatagacatACAATATTTCAGACTCACAACTCAGCAGATTTCAACATAATTTAAACTGAAATTGATATTTCAGCTTCAGGCTTGCAGTGTATATAGTTCTCCTGGAAggtaattaaaattcttgacaACCCATGCAGGCTAAGATTCTATCCTTGTTTGATTACTCACTTTCACTATACAATTATATATACATCAGACACagatatacataattattatagctgCAGTGTTGTCTTTTCAAAAAGAAATtattaaatttgaaaatttgCAATAGTCTAGTGACACTATAAGGTAGCTAGTGCCTTTAGATAGTCATGTTCTTGTCTACTAGTAAAGCAGAATAGTGCACATAtcatgcactttgtgatacaattatgaaactttccacataaataatAATCCTTGTGAcatttattttttgatatagtgccactgCATGTTTGGCCTTAGGAAACCTTTATAGCCATTTTTTGCATTGAGAGTTTATCTGAGCCCACCTGGGGCTTAgaggtttcaaattaaaggtgttgatctaagaaacaatacgacttttgtttgaagtgaacaGCTCTTTCCATCACAAAGCCATGCATGATTACTTTAAGTAGTCATAAAATTTGTTGCCCTTGGGGTATAAATTACCGATGGGTAGTAAACTTCATAGGATTTCATGGCTaaaataaattatcataactttGGGATAAAACCATtaattgacttcaaataaaaatcaaGTAGTTTCTGTCAGCAAGGCCTTTAATTTGTAACCATGTttaaacagtgtaaaataatgcctcagggaaatAAAGACAGAAAATGATGAATTTGCAATGAAAacatggctgtaaaggtcaccagaggtcaaatcagtgatggctctatatcaaaaaataattatcacaaGGATTACTATTTGTGTCGAAAGTTTcgtaattgtatcacaaagtgcatgaAATGCCCATTTTTTTGTGCTGTGCCGCTCTAATTATACAGGTATCTCTGTATCAATCTAGTGGTATAGTGTGCAATTAtacattattattgtacaactgGTACAGAGTTATGCGTAATACAGCTTTtcttacaataatattgaaatCGATTCCAGCTACCACCTTAGTTCGGTATTTGATAGCTTTGTAGACATTAAACTTCATCTGAGCTTTTTCTTCAGCAGTTTTCTTTACCTACAGTAAAATATGGTTCAACATTAAATAATAATGcttagctatgtatatatagtTAGTCATATTGTAGTATAAGTATCAGTGGCAGATTCAAGGAGAAACACTGGGCACGTGCCTCAAAATTATACAAGATCAAGACATATACACtaactaggcatgaggctattatgctccaaaaattgagcattatgcttttgagcagtgctcaaaaaatcacctattatgcttttgagaattgcccattattcccaaaattatgccaccataattggctaataatgccagttcattgctgtatcagaccattttcattgatgtttaggcttcaaatagtcttgaattctttagctggttactgtattagagaatttcatttcaatatgactgctttattagagtaaataatattcaatgactgttctattagagtttctgactgctctattagagtatctcgatcttttttaacggaattatgcaatctgcagattttcctactgttaaagctttataatcacctcaaaatgctagcataattcctgatttccacacatacctattatgcccgaaattatgccagcataatcgccgcatccctaacactaacagagcagtcagtcaattacTCCAATAGAGCGGTCACCTGCATGAATAGGCGCAGTTGCTGAATATGATAACTTGCATCTGCAGCACCATCCCATCCCATGGGCACATTAATTTTGGCTTGCTAGGATTTTTTTGCAAATGAATTGCACAGTCATGCAAGGGTCCTTTGAATGCTATTAATAATATTTTAGGCATACGTAACTGATTCAgaactactcatgactgtcactgacCCTACAATGTTTGATCAGTGCATGCTATGCACTCAGAAAATCACTATTTGTATTTGATACACTGTAGTACAGTCATTTTACCAAGAATATTGGGTCAATCtcacactaattgcaacaaaagcaaactcaacagatgttgtttccttattatgtcctcaatgacagaaaaaagtcctaaggaatcctcatgggggaacagtgtgaaaatcattgaaataaaaatcCACTTTTTGCTCCTTAATGGTTTGATGTTTTTTACAGTGTTTATAGTCATATCTCAGCTAGGGTACTACTTATATCAAAACTTATTATACCATTAAAAAGCTCTCGCAAAGACGAATCTTTTGGTACTAAAACTATCACCTTAGGAAAATGTGGTAATGAGTTATAATTAAATATATCCTGGATTTGCTTActctttgtacatgtacatgttttgcaactgtaactactgtagcAATGCCTTTATGCATGTTTTTGCATGCATACAGAGTACTATAGTGAGCTTGAGAGTTTTCAACCAGCAGGAGAAAGGTTATGTTGTGGATGCACAAAATATCACATCTACCAATGAGAATGATCAGGCCCAACATTGTGTGGTATATAAGGCAGAGTATCTGTAGTTGTTTTTTAATGCTGGTGATAGCATGAGAAGAGTACTTACTAACTAACTGAACAAGCCAGGGCAAACTTTGTTAATTTTGACATTAGGTGCTGAAACCCGGGAATGAACCAGGGACCTTTAGATAAAAGTAGGTTGATCATTCTGTATTTCAGCTCACTCAAATATTCTCAATTCTTCTTCCAGCAATGGATGTACAACCTGTATTGTGCACCATCTACAAGATTTCTGCAGATACAGGTGTCCCATCTTCTACTCCAACAGTAAAGGGTAGTTCAACCATCAACCAGGTCAGTATTTCCAGGAATGACAGCATTTGTACTATGCCTGGGGAAGTAGTACATCAGCATTGTTGCTGCAAATACTGCAACCCACATCAAATAGCAAAAGACACCAACCAAGAGGAGCCAATGCCAAGCACATTAAACAATGGCAGGCTTGTACTTTTTCATCTGAGGAGAGATTTTTGGTCATCTTTGGTCATCTTCAGAGGAATTCAGGTTGGTCCACTGCTCCTCTTTCAGATCAGAGACTTACTACTGTCATGCAATCATCAGATGATCTGGAGGTAGCCTTCAAACATGAACTGTGTAGCTATCCACCTGCTTTCTTAGATTCCTCTCTTTTGCTCCATGAAACAGACAAGCCAGCACTTGCTGATGCAATATAGAAGACTTGTGAAAGTGGTGTCCTAGCAGAAATCCCAGATGATGGCATTCAGTATGTCTTGGTGGGTGGAACACCTCTACAATGCATCCCATGCATGGTCTTGTGTACATATGGAGACATCTGCaccagtacacagaatgtgtaGCAATGCAGGAAAGTACAAGGATGCCATAGATGTGAACACAGAAGATATGACACATCAGAGGCAGTCAAAAGGAAAGGCTGATGCAACTGTGAAAGTTGCTGCTAACATGCATGACCATCACAACGAAGGACCAGTTTTTGTCCAACCAAACAAATGAGCAGCAATTATTTTCATGCTGAGTACAAGAGTAATTACAAAACTATGCACCAGGAGATGCTGATCTTTTGATTGTTCAGAAGGCTGTTCAATCTGCTACCACCAGTACCATTATACCAGTTGGTAAAGACACTGACCTCATTGTTCTGCTCTGTTACCACACACGTCTCAACTACCATGGCATCTTCTTTTGTCTTGAGCCAAAGAAAAACACAAAAAGCTTGTGTCTGAAACATCAAAGCTGCAAAAGAAAAGCTTGGTCAAGACATCTGCAACAACATCCTCTTCATCCATGCCATTCTTGGGAACAT encodes the following:
- the LOC136258940 gene encoding cystatin-B-like is translated as MSSGPGEWSSFKQATPETQDIAEKVKKTAEEKAQMKFNVYKAIKYRTKVVAGIDFNIIVKITEMSQNADMVVTRSLDDEFSLVSITFDVKPN